One genomic region from Augochlora pura isolate Apur16 chromosome 7, APUR_v2.2.1, whole genome shotgun sequence encodes:
- the LOC144471928 gene encoding uncharacterized protein LOC144471928 isoform X1, protein MTTETHTVAMTDPQLSNNNNNNNDGEPKYLHKKFKKMATTEVAPKLEPKKDAAENDGPPETLKKKDCAKESLKEPIKVETSPEPIDGEPTESRKSGYVCPYCRLSCAKPSVLQKHIRAHTNERPYPCVPCGFAFKTKSNLYKHCRSRAHALKMEGGDASKVSEDSDISLSDSASNGTGTPPPPPSSTPTTTVSNIKTIRTGKIYKPKFHTALQCVNNDAETSSLSSVSSNNSSSSSNTKPNPEQVQEHIDKIITDNQAIVDAVDPRLHKLMQRQQSLVDQPLNLSSVEESSRKRCYSESFVRDGKECSESSLIKDLLLKNSNQDGLDNENYLCPSCNISYSSIDNLETHRRYYCKGSSPLKECQLDDKSDFESKSSDYYNTLQPLPSPGPLLGNTRLVDAYAPPAKKQRSESVPTTLRSLEELSKYPRPNSLQMFGGEVRILDNTGETKTMRIEPRQTNSPTSEHIVSSKCATSETASIVVRSGLHSGGTMVHKPPGTPTSTPSAMSLASTPQMLAPIIPNISAPNIAPSMSCYSYLEPHLNPLTSITAYNPLTLPQAGISSILHAGKVIPYVPGMPGPHTLAPAIDISSSIATGNPGYKVIPGLPGLHMVPQPLDLASPVKVQTPSVPGIPGPAGQPLDLASPAKEAKMGFKTPGSDQQITKTGFMSPKVPSKADPATDKYRRVSGDVVKMELDRHIKNSAAMKYKEGSRREFYDRSPKADGKVFGYSNGVDAAVSNSYSKSRYSPRESESRKRISAWNELEGSKTTPPPQAMSQAPPLENGRIKVNFNDSKTKTIDSYSTVNGSEMKADSVAPMVILNVDTSKTEGPVRIEIKDKPEVRSPKNGDATKEEINSSKFLRPTSLPLKPGTFTPKKHHGITPTANTLPLISPETPRPKKSYGQLYLNGHAYTYLGLKCSTRVFYCTLNRPQPMYVTQQHGLSMYSNWKICKEAPPDVDMAHYDSRHRPLNYTTAWKKEEDILTHSSQRPTTPTNQDSGSDGDSQEKTKRVKIFDGGFESNEDYTYVRGRGEDCRGRYVCEECGIRCKKPSMLKKHIRTHTDVRPYTCKHCAFSFKTKGNLTKHMKSKAHYKKCVELGVVPVPTTVCDENIDKEAIARLAAGGNTEESSEEEEESDGEESEESGSEEQEAAQSLLCLSQRNANRLPGLLPSGRPTTYPYTLTFPTTSASTTISVSVSNTALSGPTVSSQGTTVVRNELPYRYYFPSSRAAEESRTTVIQSSKKETNEEVDEVDGDSRNSLSQPMDLTTKPTLQPLPSPIPQRAMPADILTPVSEPVLLQTIVQTMERLPIQGREWKQDAEGHMLQAYLTERHVMDSKIKQQYRVGTTKAEKQPRDYFRQLSPKSKGMETTNVLTVTYTDPSKMQQTIMDTRVKIVKHVDDVKMEIREKIYHNKEQGSHELMNSASSKPCVDYGVPVINSCERLGESTNRSSPKSFALEPINRLLPISHMNNETDRGSVLKTINVNQEIRTSGHEVRPPSSDLRMQSQSPRNLDMRPPSRELRLQDYRGQLQELRPPSQDYKLCRPELRSPNREFKPLNQEMTQLGTPLATMDSRQDSRPPSRDMILLSDYRHPQTQESRVSFETIPLAMHEVPKLQEVSRTNIDIRNMERVELKHNEMSKQSIADSIKHTVARKMVVGGPGFRSPSPTAGNSKPQAEFLQPSSGPASNYVSVTEDGRSVCGICNKVFSKPSQLRLHINIHYFERPFRCESCAVSFRTKGHLTKHERSVSHHNKVSMTSTFGAATTSNPRPFKCTDCKIAFRIHGHLAKHLRSKMHIMKLECLGKLPFGTYAEMERSGVNLNDIDTTDCDNSLTSLQMLAQRLCEKDPSKIGQWDSEALPSQAISGGETSSDEGEPIPQHIMHPCPPKATTDADMSRSYHVPIANEDPKSDALLVNSPQFTQLGCEYNSKERPMEPVFPMEDTRPDENTQPFKCQICTVSMRSMNEFQVHCFVEHNIESDSSTNIHRDKCTEKENTQQEPAGKEDHGRQKTDDT, encoded by the exons AGACTCATACTGTGGCGATGACAGATCCGCAGTTGtcgaacaacaacaacaacaataacgaTGGCGAGCCGAAGTACCTACACAAGAAGTTCAAGAAGATGGCGACGACCGAGGTCGCGCCTAAGCTGGAGCCAAAGAAGGACGCGGCCGAAAACGACGGCCCCCCAGAGACGCTCAAGAAGAAGGACTGCGCGAAGGAGTCGCTCAAGGAGCCGATCAAGGTCGAGACTTCTCCAGAACCAATCGATGGAGAACCGACCGAGTCGAGAAAGAGCGGCTACGTGTGTCCTTACTGCAGGCTCTCGTGCGCTAAGCCGAGTGTCCTGCAGAAGCACATCAGGGCGCACACGAACGAGAGACCTTATCCCTGCGTGCCATGCGGTTTCGCTTTCAAGACCAAGTCGAACCTCTACAAACACTGCAGGTCCAGGGCTCACGCTTTGAAGATGGAGGGTGGCGATGCCAGCAAG GTCTCGGAAGACTCAGATATCAGCCTGTCCGACAGCGCGAGCAACGGCACAGgcacaccaccaccaccgccgtcGTCGACGCCGACGACCACGGTGTCCAACATAAAGACAATCCGCACCGGGAAAATCTACAAGCCAAAATTCCACACCGCCCTGCAATGCGTGAACAATGACGCCGAAACGTCTTCCCTCTCCTCCGTTTCTTCCAACAACAGTTCTTCCTCTAGCAACACGAAACCCAATCCTGAACAAGTGCAAGAGCACATCGATAAGATTATTACCGATAACCAGGCGATCGTTGACGCTGTCGACCCCCGGCTGCACAAGCTGATGCAGAGACAACAGAGCCTTGTCGACCAACCATTGAATTTGTCCTCCGTCGAGGAGTCTTCCAGAAAACGCTGTTACAGCGAGAGCTTCGTGAGAGATGGAAAAGAATGTTCGGAAAGCTCGTTGATCAAAGACCTGCtgctgaaaaattcgaatcagGACGGTTTGGACAACGAGAACTATCTCTGCCCGTCGTGCAATATCTCCTATTCCAGCATTGACAACCTAGAGACCCACCGCAGGTATTACTGCAAAGGCAGCAGTCCTCTGAAAGAGTGCCAACTGGATGACAAGTCCGACTTCGAATCAAAGTCTTCCGACTACTACAACACCCTGCAGCCTCTACCCTCTCCAGGACCTCTGTTAGGTAACACGAGGCTAGTAGATGCCTACGCACCGCCCGCGAAAAAGCAGAGATCGGAGTCAGTACCCACAACCCTACGATCCTTGGAGGAACTTAGTAAATACCCAAGACCGAACTCGCTGCAGATGTTCGGTGGAGAAGTCCGGATTTTGGACAACACCGGGGAGACAAAGACGATGAGGATCGAGCCTAGACAGACCAACTCGCCTACCAGCGAACACATAGTCAGCAGCAAGTGTGCCACTTCGGAGACAGCCTCTATTGTAGTCAGATCTGGACTCCATTCCGGCGGTACCATGGTGCACAAACCTCCAGGCACGCCAACGAGTACACCTAGCGCCATGTCATTGGCCAGCACTCCGCAGATGCTGGCGCCGATCATACCGAACATATCAGCCCCTAACATAGCGCCCAGCATGTCCTGCTACAGCTACCTGGAGCCGCATCTCAATCCTTTGACCAGTATCACTGCCTACAACCCGCTGACCCTGCCGCAGGCTGGCATCTCCAGCATCCTGCACGCCGGTAAAGTGATCCCCTACGTACCCGGAATGCCCGGTCCGCACACCCTCGCACCCGCCATAGATATATCCTCTAGCATCGCCACAGGGAACCCAGGGTACAAGGTGATTCCAGGTCTGCCTGGCCTTCACATGGTACCGCAGCCACTAGATCTGGCAAGCCCTGTGAAGGTGCAGACCCCCAGTGTTCCTGGGATTCCTGGTCCGGCAGGACAGCCTCTTGACCTAGCCAGCCCGGCTAAAGAAGCCAAAATGGGATTTAAAACGCCTGGAAGCGATCAGCAAATCACAAAGACCGGTTTTATGAGCCCCAAAGTTCCTAGCAAGGCTGACCCCGCGACAGATAAATATAGGAGAGTTTCCGGAGACGTGGTGAAGATGGAGCTCGACCGTCATATCAAGAATAGCGCGGCAATGAAATACAAGGAGGGTTCTAGAAGAGAGTTCTATGACAGGAGTCCCAAGGCTGATGGAAAGGTGTTTGGGTATTCGAATGGCGTTGATGCTGCTGTCTCGAATTCGTACAGTAAGTCGAGATACTCGCCTAGGGAATCGGAGAGCAGGAAGAGGATTTCCGCGTGGAACGAATTGGAGGGCAGTAAAACCACACCCCCGCCTCAGGCCATGTCTCAGGCTCCGCCCCTTGAGAACGGTCGTATCAAAGTAAACTTCAATGATAGTAAAACGAAAACTATAGATAGCTATAGTACAGTAAACGGATCAGAGATGAAGGCCGATTCTGTGGCACCTATGGTAATCCTCAACGTGGACACCTCGAAGACAGAAGGACCAgttagaattgaaataaaagacaaGCCTGAAGTTAGGTCTCCAAAGAATGGGGATGCTACTAAAGAGGAAATCAATTCGAGTAAGTTTTTGAGGCCCACTTCGTTGCCTCTGAAGCCAGGTACCTTTACGCCTAAGAAACACCATGGGATCACCCCCACGGCGAACACATTGCCCCTCATCAGTCCCGAGACACCAAGACCCAAGAAGTCCTATGGACAGCTTTATTTGAACGGACACGCTTATACATATCTGGGCTTGAAATGCTCAACCAGGGTGTTTTATTGTACGCTAAATAGACCACAGCCTATGTACGTCACCCAGCAGCATGGTTTGTCCATGTATTCTAACTGGAAAATATGCAAGGAGGCGCCACCTGACGTCGACATGGCGCATTATGACTCCAGACACCGACCCCTTAATTATACTACCGCGTGGAAAAAGGAGGAGGATATTTTAACGCATTCTTCGCAAAGACCTACTACACCAACAAATCAGGATAGTGGGTCAGATGGTGATTCGCAAGAAAAGACTAAGAGAGTGAAGATTTTTGATGGAGGGTTCGAGAGCAATGAGGATTATACCTATGTCAGGGGCAGAGGTGAGGATT GTCGGGGTCGGTACGTTTGCGAAGAATGCGGCATCCGTTGCAAGAAACCTTCCATGTTGAAGAAACATATCAGAACGCACACGGATGTGCGGCCGTACACTTGCAAGCACTGCGCTTTCAG TTTCAAAACCAAAGGCAATCTGACCAAACATATGAAGTCCAAGGCTCATTATAAGAAGTGCGTGGAGTTGGGCGTTGTACCAGTTCCAACCACAGTCTGCGATGAAAACATCGACAAGGAAGCCATCGCTAGATTAGCAGCAGGTGGCAATACCGAAGAGTCCtcggaggaagaagaagaaagcgATGGAGAAGAGAGTGAAGAATCTGGCAGCGAGGAGCAGGAGGCTGCTCAGAGTTTGCTCTGTCTCTCTCAACGAAACGCTAATAGACTTCCGGGGCTTTTGCCTTCAGGCAGACCCACGACCTATCCATATACTCTGACCTTTCCAACAACTTCTGCATCCACCACTATATCAGTCAGTGTCAGCAACACTGCTCTCAGTGGACCAACTGTCAGTAGCCAAGGCACCACTGTAGTCAGGAACGAGTTGCCATATCGTTATTACTTTCCCTCCAGCAGGGCCGCTGAGGAGTCGAGGACAACTGTAATTCAATCATCTAAAAAGGAGACCAATGAAGAAGTGGATGAGGTGGACGGTGATTCAAGAAATAGTTTGTCTCAACCTATGGATCTCACCACAAAACCAACTCTGCAACCTCTGCCATCACCTATTCCACAAAGAGCTATGCCAGCAGATATTTTGACCCCAGTTTCTGAACCTGTTTTATTGCAGACCATAGTTCAAACAATGGAGAGGCTGCCAATACAGGGCAGGGAGTGGAAGCAGGATGCAGAGGGCCATATGTTGCAAGCTTACCTGACTGAGCGCCACGTGATGGACAGTAAAATCAAGCAGCAGTACCGAGTTGGTACCACGAAGGCCGAGAAGCAGCCGAGGGACTACTTCAGGCAGCTTTCACCTAAGTCAAAAGGTATGGAGACTACCAATGTCCTCACTGTGACCTACACCGACCCTAGCAAAATGCAACAGACAATTATGGACACCAGAGTGAAGATCGTGAAACATGTGGATGATGTCAAAATGGAAATCAGGGAGAAGATTTATCATAACAAGGAACAGGGGAGTCACGAGCTGATGAATTCTGCTAGCTCGAAGCCTTGTGTAGATTATGGAGTGCCTGTGATTAACAGTTGCGAGAGGCTAGGCGAGTCCACTAACAGGAGCTCGCCTAAATCTTTTGCTTTGGAACCTATCAACAGATTGCTGCCGATTTCTCATATGAATAATGAAACTGATAGAGGTTCAGTTCTAAAGACTATAAATGTTAATCAGGAGATCAGAACAAGTGGTCACGAAGTTAGACCACCATCATCAGATTTGAGAATGCAGAGCCAAAGTCCTAGAAACCTAGATATGAGGCCCCCAAGCAGAGAATTAAGATTACAAGACTATAGAGGTCAGTTGCAAGAGCTGCGACCTCCAAGTCAAGACTATAAGCTATGCAGACCAGAGTTAAGGTCTCCTAATCGTGAGTTCAAGCCCTTAAATCAAGAGATGACGCAATTAGGAACACCATTGGCTACCATGGACTCGAGACAGGATAGTAGGCCCCCTAGTAGAGATATGATTTTATTGTCCGACTATAGACATCCTCAGACTCAGGAGTCTAGGGTCAGCTTCGAAACCATACCTCTGGCTATGCATGAAGTACCTAAATTGCAAGAAGTGTCTAGGACtaatattgatataagaaACATGGAGCGAGTAGAATTGAAGCATAATGAGATGTCAAAGCAGAGTATAGCTGATAGTATTAAGCATACTGTAGCGAGGAAAATGGTAGTCGGGGGACCAGGATTTAGGTCGCCATCGCCCACTGCTGGAAATTCGAAACCACAGGCTGAGTTTTTGCAGCCTTCTAGCGGGCCTGCTTCAAACTATGTCAG TGTGACCGAGGATGGGAGGAGCGTCTGCGGCATTTGTAACAAGGTGTTCAGCAAACCTAGTCAGTTACGATTGCATATCAACATTCACTACTTCGAAAGACCATTTAGGTGCGAGAGCTGCGCGGTTTCTTTCCGAACCAAAGGTCACTTGACGAAGCACGAACGATCTGTTTCTCATCATAACAAG gtTAGTATGACTTCAACCTTCGGAGCAGCGACTACCAGCAATCCTAGGCCATTCAAGTGCACTGACTGCAAAATTGCATTCAGAATACACGGCCACTTGGCGAAGCATCTCCGAAGCAAAATGCACATTATGAAGTTAGAGTGTTTAGGGAAATTGCCGTTTGGAACGTATGCTGAAATGGAGAGGTCTGGCGTCAATTTGAACGACATTGATACTACTGACTGTGATAATAGTCTTACTAGTCTTCAG ATGCTGGCTCAAAGGCTCTGTGAGAAAGACCCTAGCAAAATCGGGCAGTGGGACTCTGAAGCGCTTCCCAGCCAAGCTATAAGTGGAGGAGAGACCTCTTCAGACGAGGGTGAACCCATACCGCAACATATAATGCACCCATGTCCTCCGAAAGCGACCACAGACGCAGACATGTCGCGATCATATCATGTGCCAATCGCTAACGAAGATCCGAAGTCTGATGCCCTCCTGGTGAATTCTCCTCAGTTCACTCAGCTAGGTTGTGAGTACAATTCAAAGGAGAGACCCATGGAACCTGTGTTCCCCATGGAAGACACCAGGCCGGACGAGAACACGCAACCGTTCAAGTGCCAAATCTGCACAGTGTCCATGCGCAGCATGAACGAGTTCCAAGTGCACTGTTTCGTTGAACATAATATCGAATCGGACTCTAGTACAAATATACACAGGGACAAGTgtacagagaaagaaaatactCAGCAGGAGCCGGCAGGCAAGGAAGATCACGGTAGACAGAAAACTGACGACACGTAG